Genomic segment of Corvus moneduloides isolate bCorMon1 chromosome 14, bCorMon1.pri, whole genome shotgun sequence:
AAACGCTCAGTGGACCTGATGTGTTTTACTTCTGCCTTTGTGCACTCAAATGCTTTTGTTCTGGGTTCCCCCCCCCTCACAATGGtaactttttaatctttttattcATTCTATGTTCAGCATAAATGAACCTGCCAGGAATATTTTATTAGTGTGATTAAACCCAGTAGTGGCACATGATTTCCACTTTTTTTACAGGATTCTACATTGAAATTGTAAGGAAAATCACCTGATGACTGAAATGGTGGTTTCCACTCAGATATTTATGATGCTCccccagatttattttttttttaattaaattgcattttaaggTAATGCTGATTCTTATTTATCTGTCTATAAATTGTTACCACGTCTTTGCTTTTAATCATTTTGATACATCATCTCCTTAGGAGGAGTAAATTGCTCTGTGATGCTCACTTCTGAGCTGTAGTAGTTGCACTTAAACACATTTTCCACGTTGTTCATGAAGCCATAAAATTCCTGCTTTGCTTAGTTTTAATTATGGATCCCCTTATCCTTCATCAACATTGGATTTCTGAAGAGGTGCTCAGTTTTCTTTGCAGATTTCCACAACTGTATCTTGTGTCTTTGGGACTAAACTAATCACAGGGAATTTAGAGGAAGTTTTATATTCACATTGTTCAATATTTTAAGGATTGGTGTTGTGATCATGCCAAGATAGCCCACGGGACTGGAATGCCAAGGCACTGGCAGTGCCTGTCTGGAAACTGAATTTAATCCTGAAAAAACAGCCAATGTGGAGGGCTTGTTTAAATGATACAATCCAACCTCCCAGCAGGAATTTGTGTGTGAATCCTTGGAGTTAAACTGGCCACACCTCTGGAGTCATCCCCTGCCTGACTTTGGGCATTGACACCTCGAGGGCTGTGGTGTCGCCCGCCTCACACAGCCCCATCCTGTGCTCATGGCCATGAAATACTGCATTGATTGTGCTCTAAGCCTCTGGAAAATCTCCCCAGAAGCCCTGAACGAAGTTGTAAATCCATCCTAACCTGCCCATCTGAAGTCTaatctctattttatttatttttacgTGCCACTGGGAAGGATAAGAGAAGATGAAAGAGGGAACgatattttttaaacaagatcTTATAAAGAATTTAGGCAATGATTGTTGATGCTTTAGAGGAAAAGTGTTTTCTAATGTAATTGCATTTCCTCCAAAAAAATTCCCTACTGTAGGTTGTGGAATATATTGGAGGTGTTTCCAGAGTGACTTCAGTGGACACTGCCTctaatttttcttacaaattGCTCCTTAGAGTATTGATGAAGAGCTCTcttgaaatattaattaattttggctTAGCAAGTTGCAGTTTCAGGTAAGGAGATGCTAAATCTATATTATTGGCAGTCAGTTTATTTAATGTCATAGTATTTAACTGCTGCCTTTGCTAATCTATTTATCCTGTACCATTaaccttttgtctttttatttcctcccaACTTTGGAGCCTATTTTAGAGCCATTTATTGTGCCAGTTGCTACAGTTGCCATCcacatttgtatttaaattctgctctgctgttgctgcaggcagggcctgaccctgggtttgggttttcctGGATAACACGAGGTCACACAGataaagagcagcagctcttctttCCCTGCCGTAGCAGTTGATGCTCTTGTCCTGTTGATTTCTGCCTGGCAGGAATTCCCGAATTATCCCATGGAGAGCTGGATGCTCTCAGGTCTTTTTGCACCAGGAAGATCAGCGGGATgcaccaggagcaggcagggagtggGAAGTGCAGGAAGCTGCAGTGTGGAGTCCCAGCAAGGAGAGCTGAGACAGGAGATTCCTGTGCTGTTCCTGCCCGGCTGATGAACAGGATCCTGCTGGAAAACACCAGGGAGGCTGTGAAACAGGTACTGAGGGACAGAAAGGGAGATTTTTCCCTAAATTCTGGGAGAaccactggagaaaaaaaagccataataTCAGGATCAAGTCAGGCAGACCTTACTGATGCCAGGCTCAGGACTCTGAGAGATGTTTTGGGTTGATGTCCCAAGATTTATCTTTCTCATTTCTTGGACACCACTGTAGAACTGTTGCTAGCAAATAATCATCATAAAATATTGCCTGGTGATAAAATCCTGATCTGTGTGCTTGAGCAAGGCTGGGGTCATCAGTTATTGCAGTCCACGAGAAGCCCTGgatcagctgaaggaaaaagcctttttctctGGTTATGTTTGCATCAGCTATTTATCAAATTATTCTGCATATTATTTTTTGTGAAGTCTTTGTGACTCTGGGATTAGAAGAATTCCAAAGGCAACACCTCCCCGTGCTCCCAGCTTTCTCAGGCATTAGATAATATTCATAAAAACAGTTCCAATAAAATCTTGCTGACCTCAGTCCCTGATTAAGAAGCATCTGTCTCATCTTTACCCAATTCAAATCTCATTTTTTGTCACCAGCCCGGTGGTTTTTTCCCACCACGGGATGGGTTTTgtgccccagctcctcccctcagccctgccactaaaaataatactttaaagTCAGTTCTGGTGTGATAATTATTTCAGGCTTCctgtcttttaaaatcattttgaCATTTCAGCCATCTGCACTTTTAATTTCTATTGGTGTTAACCCAGCTTCCAAATTTTgtggaatttttatttcctctttatttgTCTGACATTGTGGGAATATATTCCCTAAGAAAAGGAACCTGAACCTCTCTGTCTGTGTGGTTCTGTCTGTAGCTCCACACAACAACATTTTTATACAGACAAGTCAGggaagaggggacagagaggccTGGGATGGGACTTTCTAGGGTTGATTCCCCTGCTTGTATAGCAGTTCACTGTGTTTATGGAGCCAGGTGGAATCTGTGTCAATTAAATCAGATAAAACCATTGATATTTCATAAAAGCACAAACCCTGGGATTTGTGTAATGCTGTTAAATAAGCTTAAGATTTCATGGTGGATAAACTACCCTAGGCATCACTGAGTAGCACTGTTCATCTcacaagcagagctgcagaatcTGGGTCGGATTCTggctcagagctgcagaatCTGGGTCGGATTCTGGCTCAGAGCTGCATGTTTGAACTAATTGCTCCAGAGTTTATTTGCctcttaatttatttataaaatgtataaatagaatttaaaatcaTAACCCCTCTGGTTGGTGTCTAAGGCCTTGCACACACTGCCAGCATAGGAACAGTTATAGATGATGGAATTATGACTATGAATTATTTTACTACTGCCTAAAAAGCCAATTTTTGGCTTTAGCCAGTGCCtctatgtatatttttattgattGCTCTCAAAGTTACCACCTTAATAGGCCAGACATTGCTCATGGCATCAAAGTCTCCTCTTCCAGGTGGCAGAAGCTCAAATCCACGAGGCTTCAGCGTGTCCTGACTgccagcagaaggaagcagagctggccaAGGTTGCCtttctcaggagaaaaaagacTCTGCTGGAAGGTGCTTTGATCCGAGAGAAACTGGAAGAACACTTTTACTGCAGAGTAAGcaaatgttgtttaaaaaaattcatgctCCATTTTATAGGTGCTGTAACTAAAGAATGTCTAAGGCAGATTCCCCCTGATTTATGGCAGTGAGATCAGTGCAAACCAAAATAGAATTTGGGTCCTATGCCATTAATAAAAAGCTCGGCACCAACATTCTCCTCAAGTCATTTGAGCTGCCTGATTTATGGAAGCTGAAGGTCATTCCCAGAACCTCCTGGAATTGGTTTTGGGTCCCTTTTGATTATTTCTCCCcactttgttttctgctgggCTGTCCAAGACGAAATGGCAAATGAAATGATGTGGCAGGAGGTAACTGTGCCCACACTGGGCTTCCTTGCTCATCCTTTGCTATAGGAATCTTGGAATAGGGCACTGCAATGTGTGATGGAGGCTGAGGCCTTTGGGACACACTGAGATTTCTTCTTGGAATTCCTGTCTGTCTGTGCCAGTGTCCCAAAGATTGAAGCTTTGTTGTTAGGAAgtgcctctggagcagctgggcGGGCAGTGAAATGTGCAGAATTCCTTGGGTCAGCTGTGGCTGTTCCTCAGGATGGTCTTCCTGAAGGAAGagctcttctctccttcttgGAAGGGGGTCCCACTGAAGGCAGGTGCTTTCCTGAAGCCCCCAGATCTCTTTCCATGTTGATGAGCAGGGTGGGAGTTTGTGCTGTACCacacattcctttttttcccctaataaTTCCAGTCTCCAAAGTTTTGACTTCTTCACCTCCATAACTAAAATTTGAGAATTTTAGTCTCAAGTGAGGCTTCACTTTTTCCCACTTCTCCCCCCTGCTTCCCTGAAAGGCCAGCTGTTTTTCCCTGTGCCTCCTTAGGGAGGAATCCTGCTTTATGGGCCATGCTGTTTGACAGAGTTCCTAAACAGAATCCTTTCAAATCCACCAAATTGTGTGGGTGAGTGCTGCCCACCTGGCTGGGTTTGAGGGACTGGGTGTGTGATACAGGCTGTGAGAAATGGCAGGAATGCAAACCTGAGTAATTCcatgtttcctttctgtttcaggACACGCTCACACTTCTAGGAGAAGCACTCAGAAGCTTTCCCAAACCTTCAGAGGATCCCTGGGACTTGTGACAAAGGCTGAAGGGTCAGGAAATAGAAAGCCTGAAAGTAACCATCACTCCAGTGGGTAAAGAACTGGGAGAGCCTCCTGTGGGCAGCCACCTCTAGAATTCCAGTGATTATGgatctgagctgctctggcagtgATGGATTGGGTGCTGGTTTAATATTCCTGCCGGTGGAACCAGATCTGCCTGTGTGGGGTGTGAGTCaaccctttctccttcctcagtGCAAATGCTGCAATATATTGTAATCCATCTCCATAGGTTTTTCAAATTCCAGAAGCCAACAGTTTCCATTATTAATCTGGCAAGCCATAAGTATTGTTTTTTGTGGGattgcagagcagctcccagctgcttccatccataaggaaaataaatcactcGGTTttccagggcagggaggtgtAATTACTGCATTTCAGCTCAGTCTTTGCCCACTGTCTCGTGGTAAATTGAAAGTGAGAGCCCCAGgtggaggagaaaaagcaaagttaACTATAGAAAGcagtaaaatgaaatgcagtatTTATAGAAGAGAAACAATGAGGCTGTAAGAGAAATTAATCAGCAGGACTGGGGATGCCAAGAGGATGAGAAATGCTAATAAATTAATCATGGAATCTATATAGGATAGGTGCCTaggagaaaaaaccaacagagtTTAAAACTGGAATAAGAACTATAAGAAAATACTTGAGAATTTGTTGtaattttctgtagtttttcaAGATGACAAAGCCACTGTTGTTCAAAGACTGGATCTGGGGTTCAGTACACATCCAACTAAAATGGAATTATGCCGGAAATCTCTGAAATTATCTTCACTGTGGCCTCCAAAGGCTGGTGGTGCTCTGTGGGCACCTCTACACCCCTCTGTGATCAGAGCTGACAGCGATggctcagccctgtgctctggccGTGGCCTTGTGGCCTTGGCTCAGTCCTGAAGGGACTGACTCTCCTCAGCCTCCCGTCTCCTCATTTCTGGGCATTCAGATCCCTGTGGAAATCCTGGAGGAATATCCCTATCTATGAACCCACACTGTATTTTTGTGACAAAGCAGAGAGGATTAAATCTCCCCGTTGCATTTTCTTCCCCCATTTTGGGACAAGAGCACTCACTGCTGAAGTGGGGTTTGTGTTTCCTACCCATGGGCCTGTTCCCTCCTCGTGCACTCTGTTGTTTATAAGAGTCCTCAGGGGCTATTTGGCCTCTTGTCCTCACTTCCCACGAACCAGTGGAAAACCTGGAGGGAAATGCTGGGATATAAACAGAAGTGTTAGCAaagctctgccttctgctgcttAAAAATCTGCTGGGAGTGATTTCCCTGGGAGCTGATACTGAGTAGGTCAAGCCCCTGGTGGAAACCCAGCCCAGTCCGATGCTGGTTCTGGTTTCTTGCAAACAGCTCTGATACTCCATCAAAAATATTCCCCTAAAAACATTCCCTTTtgagctgtccctgcagagcaccTGGATAAAGAATAAACTCTGCTTGTTCCTTCCTGTTGCTCTGGAATCCTTAGAAATGTTTAAATCCTTTAAATCTCCTCCCTTCCAGTCTCTTTATGGGTGCTCCACCTCTGTTCCTTACTTATTTTGGTCTTCACTCCCTGGTTCTCTGAGCCTTGGGAAGTCTCTGCGATCTGCAAACACTGGGAAAGGCACTCACAATTCCACGTGGAGCCTTGTAAAGGCTGTCAGGTGTACGAGAGGTGATCAGGAACTGAACCctttgaaaatgtcattttgtaGCACAGATTTCAGCCCTTACAGACCCACAAGAAGTGACTTCCAGGACtccttaaaaaataatctgtacACGTTGATACTTTTGCTTTCAGAACATAGAAGCTTTCTAGAGCTGAAACGtttctttgcagctgctgtCAAGCCTTCCTGTAAATCCTGAACTGGGAGTTACTTGCGTTGTGTTTGTCTGTGGAACAGCATCCTGCTCACACACAGTGCCTGCACAGCTCTTGTTTGTTTGCATAAATGTTACAAAGAGAACTCAGGTAACTCCTCAGGAAAATCAAAGCAGATTTTGCTGATGGCTGTTGGATGCGTTTTCCTGCTGCTCGCTACAGTTGTTTCGTTCTTTTATCACCACTGACTCTGAGATCTGAGTGTTTTTCTTTAGCAGCTCTTAGAGATACGCAATGGAATGAATGATCCGAGCCcctaaataatttatttcctaatCCTGCAGTTTTTGAGGCTGGAGATCCAAAACTCTTGACAGGGAGGATGTGGGAGAGAGGGTGGGTGAtgtctcttcctttttccccttccagcagcagatttttcttttgatccAAAGAACCCCCAAAACTCTGATCATGGAATATTGATTCATTTGCTGCCTGGTTTGTGCTTGCTGGGGCATAAAAGGAGCAGGGTGGCTCAAGAGGGATTcctgtggaaaagcagctgtggctgtgaaaCAAATCACTCTGCCTCTTCAAAGTGCTCTGCAGCTTTGGCTTTGTGGCTTTCATGCCACCCAGGGCTGCATGATTTAATCTTCTGAATGATTGCTGCTGTTGTGGAGATCATTGCCCTGAACTCTGTGCTAGCAGAGAGGGTTTCTCCCATCTCAGTTGGTTTATGCTCTGTGTATGCTGATAGCCACTTTTGGGATGTTGGATTTTATAACTGACCCCCTTTGGATAAACTTAAATTCCTCAGATTATCATTAAAATCAGTTTCCCATGGACTGCAGCACTGTAAGGTTCATTTGCTCTAGCTTTCTCTATAAAAAATACCCTTTCCATCCATCTCTTAGGCTGTGGGAATTTGTGTCTCTGGGATAAACTTCCCTGTCAATCCCAACAGGCTGCTAGCACAGCTCTGAGTGGGAATGAAGTTTTAGTGTCATGAACTTCCTGGATATGAGCTGGGAACAAAGATAAACATTCAAAAATTATCTGTTCTGGTGGGAGGTGCCAagagggtggcactggatgagcttcaaggtcccttccagcccaaaccattccacgattctggGATATTTGAGTTAGGATTTCCAGCTACTGAGGAAATCTGTTGTGGTCCCACTGGTCCAGTGTAGGATCATAGAAGAGTTTGAGTGTGAAGAGACCTTCCAAAggtcttccttccttccacctaacccacccctgccctgggcagggacacctcccactgtcccagcctgctccaagccctgtccaacctggccttggacactgccagggatccaggggtggccacagctgctctgggcaccctgtgccagggcctgcccaccctcagtGTAAAAACCTTCATGtaaaaaccctaaaccaaccctcCTGCAGGTAAACCATTACCCTGTCCTGAGGGCACAGGGCCTGCTGAGAGCTTTGCTCCGTTTTTCTTGTAGGTCCCCTTCAAGTGCAGGAATgtttccctggagccttctcttctccagatgaACACTCCCACCTCTCAGTTTTTCCTGatgggagaggtgctccagccctcagagcatctttgtggcctctTTCCATTAATCTTGGACCTTTTCTCTGAAGTTACACTAAAATCTGAAATGCTCCAGGCTCCCCTGGGGTCCCTCAGTGCCTCCTCAGAAATTCCCCTCATGGGGCTGCTGTGTGATGAGACTCagatatttgttttaattttattttttaccagaGCCCATTTGCTGAGGTTCCAAGAAGAGGGGCTGAACCCATTGATTCATATTGGGGAACTtgacaaatattttcagctggTGGCACCAAGGATGAGgttttgctgctggaaaggcTCACGTTCCCCTGTGGAACTGGAGCTCACCCAGCTCTCAGCAAAACCCTGAACTGAGTACAGTTCCCTCAAGCCATCCACATATCCTCCAGCAAGAGCTgcagtgctcccagctctgcatttttcaagcattttcaAACCTCCTTGCGTTCCTCAGGCTGTAATTTTATTACCGCGGGATGTGATTTTCAGAGAGTGACTTTTGATTGTGGCCCCTGAGGGAGGCGCTGGGTGTGTGCAGatcagccctgcctgccccggggctgctgctctggattTACTGTGTTTAAATGATGGCAAAACAGCTATTAATGCTATAAACACCACATTTGCATTGTTTTCATGCAActaattgttcttttttttcctccacaacTGATTTTGAAGATCTTTGgcagcactgacagcagcaggatgtggaTGGGAGATGAGGGGGAGTGGATTCCTTCTGTCAGGGCCCTCCATCTTCCAGATTACCTAAAGAATTGATCagagtacttaaaaaaaaaccaacccaaaaccatTTTCCAGCTTCTGGGCATGGATATTCACTGcttatttattcatttctttattctgtaataaaataGTACTGTTCTCACAGACTAGGCTGTCTGATCCATAAATACCCTTGTAAAATAGATTTGTAGCATGTAACAGAATCCTTttgaatattctgtgaaaattcctttttttttctctcctttttttttttttttgttgatagCACTTTCAGAACATTTACATCCTTCATCCTGACATTTGGAAATAGAACATTTTTTGCCTACAGAGGTAAGTTTACAGCATCATCACAGTATTATagcttgtttaaaaatacatacagcaGTACTGGTAATTGCAAGCAAGCTGTATACTTGAGCAGGGGGCTTGGTGGCAACTTCACAGGGTTTCTACTTTATAAAACAATGACATTTATTAATATTACATCCATCACTTGGTTAGAAAAGATTACTTAGATACATTACTCACAATAAATCTGTCATTTCTCTGTGACATCACAGGACAGGCTATGAAAATAGAAACACACCGTGGTATGGGTGGTGTAAAAAGGATTGGAtgcctcattaaaaaaagagagttgGGCTGTCTCTTCCCTTGGGAATTTGAGTTAATGCTGGATGTCCTCAATCCACTTGTGGTGGGAAGGCCACGAGCAGCTCTCAGCACCAAGCCTTGTGTGAAGGAAACATCCTCCCCacgaggagctgctgctgaagacaCGAGCGGTTCTTCAGGAACAGCCTGGCAGCACCATCTGGGAGCTCCTTCACTCCCAAGCCCAAGTGCATCTCAACACCTTCAGGCCCTGCTGGGAtcagtgcagcacagctcccCTGGTTTGGATCAGCTGGGCTGGTTGGTGTCACCCCAAATCTGCCTCTTTACCTTCCAGTGGGTTTTTGAAAGAGGGAAAGCAACAGATTTAAATTTACTGGTTCAGTAATACACAGAAAATTGGGGTTAGGGTTGGAAAGGAGCTAAaaactcatcccattccacccctgccctgggcagggccacctcccactgtcccaggctgctcccagccccaatgtccagcctggccttgggcactgccagggatccaggggcagccacagcttccctgggcaccctgtgccagggcctgcccaccctcacagggagcaggCACTGCCACGGTTTGCCCAGTGAGGATTAAAATGacagaagagattaaaaatacatcattGCATTGGTTTTACTTTGCACAAGTGAGACTaagtgtataaatatatatatatatatgtataataaaGCTGTAGGAAATCTCCAAACTGCTAACAACTCTTAGAAATGAGATAAAACAAGGATGTATTTGCTTGGAAATTTCATAGTTGCAGTTCTTTCATGATTTTCATTTCCAGGTAATTCAAAAGTACTTCGTGCTGgatcctggttttctttttttatgaaacAAGTCCAGGTGTGCTTTGGCAAATGCTCTTTTCTTGGTCTCTCTGATACTCCTCTTGTGCTTTCTGCAGTCTTTTCCCTCTGAGTTTCCACTTGTGAAAGCAGTAGGTGATGAGGGATGTCATTATCAAGGAGAAAATGATGACCAGCACGATGATCAGGGCGATGGTGGACGAGAGGGACCCCTCCAGCTGCTCACTCTCGGTGTCCCTGGTGGAGTTCAGATCAGCAAAGTTCTCATAGTCTGCTGAGGCCAAAAGTGCAGCTCCAGGAGCCTCCTTGAACTTGGGCCTCATTGGGACTCAGGAGCTGTTCTCAAAATCCCTGGAGAAGCAGAACTAGGACTCCCTTGTCACCCAGCTTTCCCCTTGGGTTCCGCAGGCATAGGGGACGCTCAGGAGTGGGGTTGGAAGGCAGggagtgcaggaacagcagcgTGTTGCACAAAGCTTCCAGCACAGGTCACCTTTATCCCAGGTGTTAAGGTCAGGAATGTGTTGCTTTCTTCATCaaggggcagggaaggctcAGCCAGCTGCCAGTTTGGGATTCCTTGTTTTCTGCAAGAGATAATTGGAGAAAATCCAATCAATTTTCCAGTGGTGGCGGAGCTTGTCCTGGGGCTGAATGCAAAACAAGCACTGCAACAAGTGTGCTTTCTATCTTAGGAATTGTCTCAGTGAaagactctttttttctttcccagaataTTCCCAGAAGAAAGTGAAATCAAAGGCCTGGTTTGTGACCTTGGGCAGGCTTGGTTTTGGTAACATCACCCAACATTAACAAAATCAGCTGCAAACAGGAGCTCTCATGTTAAGAAGGGGTTTCATTccccctctctgctctcagaCTGGGCTTGTCTGGAGAGGGTTTGAATTTGGGGTTTTAGTCCTCATTATACTGGAACTGAGGGGGTGTCCTCACTGATTGCAGGTCTGGGATCTGGAGAAAGGGCCTGGGAATTGAGGAGGTTTCCTCACTGATGGCAAATCCGGGATCTGCAGAAAGAGCCTGGGTGAAAAACCACGCCGGATTATTTGAGAGGTGAGCTCCCCTCCAGGCACTGAGCTGTAAACCAGAATTTAACCCCCCCCACCCTTCCACAGTTCTGATGGAATTTCAAAGACTTTTGAGTCGTTTGCCTTTGATATGTGCTGTGTGTGACAAAGCCTAAAAAATTCACTCCTCTGAGCAGTTCTGAGGTCCAAAGCTGCTCTGCCATTCCCTCCCCTGATCCAAATCCCATTTTGGAGTTAAACCTGAGGAACaaggctgctctgctcttgactcctgcttccagccaggacaggaggATTTGGCCCCGGGGTATTTTCCTTCGAGGAGCTGGAAGTATGTTCGGGGCTATTTATTTCAGATAATTTATTTCAGCTTGCTCCAAACCCCCTCCACAATGCTTGGAGGCCAAAATGAGGTTTCAGAGATCTTGGAGCCTCATTGTTTGGAGATGCTCTGTGAGAGGATGCAGTTCATCCTCTTTATAGAAATAAAGTTCATCCCACTCAGGCTCACAGAGAGCTGAGGGTCTCTTTTACTAATTAGCAGCACGTTCTGATTAGTAATAATCACTGTTTATATAGCTCAGCATTCTGTTGATGCTAAAAGATGTAAATAACAGTTCCTGCCAGTTTGGAACAATATGTTCACGGAGTCAGAGAGAAATGGGGATTTTCAAGGAAGTTTAGAACTCAGATTCTGCTGTAGTTGAGGGAGAGCTGATTGAAGGCTCATTTCACATCAGGGACCAAGGCACCTTTGATGAATGCCTACAAGTGGCACTGCTGGCAAGCCATGCATCAGGAGGGGATGGCAACAGAATATTTTAGTGCTCCTCAGCCATGTATTCAACATCCTTCTCAAGCAGCCTAAAGAAAGAAACTGCAACAAAAGCACTTGAGAGGCTGAGAAATGCCCCTCTGATTTATGGAGCAGCCCAGTGTCCACCTCCCACGTGGAAGTCCAGGAGGGGGGAATGTCTCAGCACTGAGAGAAATAGGATCCTGTCATACTTGCCTTAACCTGGATCTCATCTCATCTGTATCGACAGCTGTCAGGCTCCtgtggggagaagaaaacaaaagatacaAAGTCAGAATGCAGCTGgttctgtgctgctccaggaagGTGCAGGGATGTTGTTTGTAACTCCCCCATCAGTTCAGGGAGGTGGactttcaaaaccaaaccaggaaTGCTTTAAAATCTTAAATCTGCAATGCTCTGCTTGTGCTTCAGCTGCGTTTTGGGGAAGGAAACTGCTTTTATGGGCAAATCCCTTCGAAACAACCTCTGAGGGTTctgctggtggctgtgctgtgaaCTCTTGAGTGACTGTGACCAAACCCATGGGTGAcatggcagtgccagcactgcttCCTGAGGGCAAGGAatgctccttgctgctgctcagggatggaCTGGGGAACCAGATCAGAGAGCAAAGGGTGAGGGAAA
This window contains:
- the C14H8orf48 gene encoding uncharacterized protein C8orf48 homolog; amino-acid sequence: MATALAESSGSRGKGLELSQSHSSSALDYSGDTFESFSEEEEEEESEAPGSWCSTEDLEGSAVSEALESTSSHGQSHAEEESEAVDSAAVERAAIGKWIDAMGKWVDLKNKDTGIQPDKSVVRTPAGIPELSHGELDALRSFCTRKISGMHQEQAGSGKCRKLQCGVPARRAETGDSCAVPARLMNRILLENTREAVKQVAEAQIHEASACPDCQQKEAELAKVAFLRRKKTLLEGALIREKLEEHFYCRDTLTLLGEALRSFPKPSEDPWDL
- the LOC116450917 gene encoding uncharacterized protein LOC116450917, yielding MVLPRGCGAVPPSLQLRHHRAPGQRRRLRGHRGPPAGLGAPCPGCQPQTAPGVRGGGGRSRSLTAVDTDEMRSRLRKQGIPNWQLAEPSLPLDEESNTFLTLTPGIKVTCAGSFVQHAAVPALPAFQPHS